The following proteins are encoded in a genomic region of Microtus ochrogaster isolate Prairie Vole_2 chromosome 5, MicOch1.0, whole genome shotgun sequence:
- the LOC102001801 gene encoding olfactory receptor 8B3-like gives MDAVNVSLVTEFILIGLTEKPELQMPLFFLFLAMYLVTALGNLCLIILTVMNSHLHTPMYFFLFNLSFVDICYCSVFTPQMLMNFILKKNSISYIECMSQVYFFCFFVVSECYVLTSMAYDRYMAICNPLLYNVVMSPKLCLSLMFGSYFISFSSAVAHTACMLRLSFCDANTINHYFCDIPPLLQLSCTSTYVNEVVIFVVAGINLVVPTSTIFFSYASILSSILRITSSEGRSKAFSTCSAHIIAVFLFFGSCALSYFKPSSSGSLNEGKISSVFYTHVVPMLNPVIYSFRNKDIKVALRKTLSSRNI, from the coding sequence ATGGATGCAGTAAATGTTTCTTTGGTGACTGAATTCATTCTGATAGGATTAACAGAAAAGCCTGAACTCCAAATGCCCTTGTTTTTTCTGTTCCTAGCAATGTATCTGGTCACTGCATTGGGAAATTTGTGTTTGATAATTCTGACTGTGATGAATTCTCACCTCCACACCCCtatgtacttttttctctttaacttgtcCTTTGTAGATATATGCTATTGTTCTGTGTTCACTCCCCAAATGCTTATGAactttatattaaagaaaaattccatttcttATATTGAATGTATGTCCCAAGtctatttcttttgcttctttgttgtttctgagTGTTATGTCTTGACTtcaatggcctatgatcgctacATGGCCATCTGCAATCCACTGTTGTACAATGTTGTCATGTCTCCTAAACTATGTTTGAGCCTTATGTTTGGTTCCTACTTTATCTCATTTTCTAGTGCTGTGGCTCACACTGCATGCATGCTGAGACTGAGCTTCTGTGATGCCAACACCATCAACCACTACTTCTGTGATATTCCTCCTTTGCTCCAGCTCTCCTGCACGAGCACATATGTCAATGAGGTTGTAATATTTGTTGTTGCGGGCATCAACCTTGTTGTTCCTACTTCAACTATCTTTTTCTCCTATGCTTCCATCCTCTCCAGTATCTTGCGCATCACCTCCTCTGAGGGAAGATCCAAAGCCTTCAGCACCTGTAGTGCCCACAttattgctgtttttctcttctttggttcaTGTGCACTTTCGTATTTCAAACCCTCCTCATCTGGATCATTGAATGAAGGAAAAATCTCTTCGGTCTTTTACACCCATGTTGTTCCCATGTTGAATCCCGTAATCTACAGCTTTAGGAACAAAGATATTAAAGTTGCCCTTAggaagaccctaagcagtaggaACATTTGA